One genomic segment of Ancylobacter sp. IITR112 includes these proteins:
- a CDS encoding gene transfer agent family protein has translation MDGSAKVSFDWGDGEHAFRLPIGGLRSLQTKCEAGPAQIHARLVDGSWRVDDIRETILLGLIGGGKTPTDALVLVRRFVDERPLVENVLPATVILGAALTGAARDAVGERAAGKTSTKAKRASSSRRSTALAR, from the coding sequence ATGGACGGCTCGGCAAAGGTGAGTTTCGACTGGGGCGACGGCGAGCACGCTTTCCGCCTCCCCATCGGTGGGCTGCGTAGCCTTCAGACCAAGTGCGAGGCGGGGCCGGCGCAAATCCATGCGCGGCTGGTGGATGGCTCGTGGCGGGTGGATGATATCCGCGAGACGATCCTTCTCGGCCTCATCGGTGGCGGCAAGACGCCGACCGATGCCCTCGTGCTCGTGCGGCGCTTTGTCGACGAGCGCCCGCTGGTGGAAAACGTGCTGCCGGCGACCGTGATCCTCGGCGCCGCCCTCACCGGCGCGGCGCGCGACGCGGTGGGGGAACGGGCGGCCGGGAAGACCTCGACGAAGGCGAAACGCGCCTCGTCTTCTCGGCGCTCTACGGCACTGGCGCGGTGA
- a CDS encoding phage tail tube protein — protein MAKTQKLLIEFGDGEAPEEFAFNCSINTTREFTLEASTVEATEPNCVDPDAPAWVARVVDTLSAGITGEGTMDPISWGALRDRMLAAVAFNCRITLDLPGAQGGGHFQGAFIMTNLGVAKEGRGFVSCSVSLASDGAIVWTDAA, from the coding sequence ATGGCCAAGACGCAGAAACTGCTTATCGAATTCGGTGACGGCGAGGCCCCTGAAGAATTCGCCTTCAACTGCTCGATCAACACCACCCGCGAGTTCACGCTCGAGGCTTCCACCGTCGAGGCCACCGAACCGAACTGCGTTGACCCCGACGCCCCCGCCTGGGTCGCCCGCGTGGTCGATACGCTGTCCGCCGGCATCACCGGCGAAGGTACGATGGACCCGATCTCGTGGGGTGCGCTGCGTGATCGCATGCTGGCGGCCGTGGCCTTCAACTGTCGCATCACGCTCGATCTGCCGGGCGCGCAGGGTGGTGGTCACTTCCAGGGCGCTTTCATCATGACCAATCTCGGCGTTGCGAAGGAAGGGCGCGGCTTCGTGTCGTGCTCGGTCTCGCTGGCCAGCGATGGCGCCATCGTGTGGACGGATGCCGCGTGA
- a CDS encoding DUF3168 domain-containing protein yields the protein MNVTDPTLAVQGALVARLKALDTEAGVRVYDQPPGNPVLPYITIGPGQTVPIDETCWDASEVFAQIDVWSVEDGYPQVKRIAGALREALHDQPFALLGHVCDRVEVRSVTYSRERDGITSRARIELLFTTQPD from the coding sequence ATGAACGTGACCGATCCGACCCTTGCCGTGCAGGGCGCGCTCGTCGCCCGCCTGAAAGCGCTCGACACCGAGGCCGGCGTGCGGGTCTACGACCAGCCGCCGGGCAACCCGGTGCTGCCTTACATCACCATCGGGCCGGGCCAGACGGTGCCGATCGATGAAACCTGCTGGGACGCCTCAGAGGTGTTCGCGCAGATCGATGTCTGGTCGGTGGAAGACGGCTATCCGCAGGTCAAGCGCATCGCGGGCGCCCTGCGCGAAGCCTTGCACGACCAGCCTTTCGCCCTCCTCGGCCATGTCTGCGACCGGGTCGAGGTGCGCAGCGTGACCTATTCCCGCGAACGCGACGGGATCACGAGCCGTGCCCGCATCGAGCTTCTTTTCACCACACAGCCGGACTGA
- a CDS encoding HK97-gp10 family putative phage morphogenesis protein: MARRTTILGLAKLERKLKRLPKVAEAEIRAAMEAVADEIVRLARSLAPEDDGALRASIGWTWGAPPRGSITLGKVARSSLGKGLTITVYAGNSEAFYARWVEFGTAPHVIGGLFAGSQHPGTRAQPFFYPAFRVNRRAAKAAIRKANRSAARKVARGG, from the coding sequence ATGGCGCGCCGCACGACGATCCTCGGGCTGGCGAAGCTGGAGCGGAAGCTCAAGCGCCTGCCCAAGGTGGCGGAGGCCGAGATCCGCGCGGCGATGGAAGCCGTGGCGGATGAGATCGTGCGCCTCGCGCGCTCCCTGGCGCCGGAAGATGACGGCGCGCTGCGCGCCAGCATCGGGTGGACGTGGGGGGCGCCGCCTCGCGGCTCCATCACTCTCGGCAAGGTGGCCCGCTCCTCGCTCGGCAAGGGACTGACGATCACGGTCTATGCCGGCAACAGCGAAGCCTTCTATGCCCGGTGGGTGGAGTTCGGCACCGCACCGCATGTGATTGGCGGGTTGTTCGCCGGCTCACAGCATCCCGGGACGCGGGCGCAGCCATTCTTCTACCCGGCCTTCCGGGTCAACCGCCGGGCAGCGAAAGCGGCCATTCGCAAGGCGAATCGTTCGGCCGCCCGGAAAGTCGCGAGGGGAGGATGA
- a CDS encoding phage head closure protein, protein MSRQTGAGRLRERVHFQSRTVVDDGYGNTRGAWVTRFTVAAGLRPLRGGEQVMASRLQGVQPYVLTVRQSSQTREVASDWRVVDARDASRVFAITAPPTDPDALGLWLDILVTQGEPG, encoded by the coding sequence ATGAGCCGGCAGACGGGTGCCGGGCGCCTGCGGGAGCGGGTGCATTTCCAGTCGCGCACCGTGGTCGATGATGGCTATGGCAACACGCGCGGGGCCTGGGTCACCCGCTTCACCGTCGCCGCCGGCTTGAGGCCGCTGCGGGGCGGCGAGCAGGTGATGGCTTCGCGCCTGCAGGGTGTGCAGCCCTATGTGCTGACGGTGCGCCAGAGCAGCCAGACGCGGGAGGTGGCGAGCGACTGGCGCGTGGTGGACGCGCGGGACGCCTCGCGGGTGTTTGCCATCACCGCGCCGCCGACCGACCCGGACGCGCTGGGGCTGTGGCTGGACATCCTTGTCACGCAGGGTGAGCCGGGCTGA
- a CDS encoding head-tail connector protein, whose amino-acid sequence MIITRIGDLSPLVSLAEAREWLHVDHGDEDDTIRALIAAAQAHIDGPPNIYGRSISRQTLRLDLPGFPRQVRLPYGPVRAVTAVKYRDPAGEQTTLPEAGYVVAGTILVPTGSCPATACRPDAVSVTYSAGYEDAEVPEVFRLAIRMMVAEWFNNREEGTDAQRFEVPFSVRRLLGPYRVLG is encoded by the coding sequence GTGATCATCACCCGCATCGGGGACCTTTCGCCGCTGGTGTCGTTGGCGGAGGCGCGCGAGTGGCTGCATGTCGATCACGGGGACGAAGACGACACTATCAGGGCGCTGATTGCCGCAGCACAGGCCCATATTGACGGCCCCCCGAACATTTACGGCCGGTCGATTTCCCGGCAGACATTGCGGCTCGACCTGCCGGGGTTCCCACGGCAGGTCCGCCTGCCCTATGGGCCGGTGCGTGCCGTCACCGCCGTGAAGTATCGCGATCCGGCCGGGGAGCAGACGACGCTTCCCGAGGCCGGCTATGTCGTCGCTGGCACGATCCTCGTGCCGACCGGATCATGTCCCGCGACGGCCTGCCGGCCGGACGCCGTCAGCGTCACCTATTCCGCCGGCTATGAAGACGCCGAGGTGCCTGAGGTTTTCCGCCTCGCCATCCGCATGATGGTCGCCGAGTGGTTCAACAACCGAGAGGAAGGCACCGACGCACAGCGCTTTGAGGTTCCCTTCAGCGTGCGGCGTCTGCTCGGCCCCTATCGGGTGCTCGGATGA